A genomic stretch from Setaria viridis chromosome 1, Setaria_viridis_v4.0, whole genome shotgun sequence includes:
- the LOC117835013 gene encoding monodehydroascorbate reductase 2, peroxisomal, with product MGRAFVYVILGGGVAAGYAALEFARRGGYSRGELCIISEEAAAPYERPALSKGYLLPEGASRLPGFHTCVGANDELLTTKWYEEQGIELVLGTKVISADVRRKTLLTGTGETISYKTLIIATGARALKLQEFGIQGSDASNICYLRNVDDADKLVNAMKSCPGGNAVVIGGGYIGMECAAALVTNKIRVTMVFPEKHCMGRLFTPKIAEYYENYYTSKGVTFVKGTVLTSFEKDTTGKVTAVILKDGRHLPADMVVIGIGIRANTSLFEGQLVMSMENGGIKVNGQLQTSDSSVYAVGDVAAFPIKLFDGDIRRLEHVDSARRTARHAVASILEASKARDIDYLPFFYSRVFTLSWQFYGDNVGEVVHFGDFTSSSPRFGAYWVNKGRIAGAFLEGGSRDEYEAISVTVRRKAKVVNMAELGKQGLAFAIQESQTEAPDSGLAVVGKPTYAWHATAGVVAAVSIAAIGYWYGRKRRRW from the exons ATGGGGCGCGCGTTCGTGTACGTGAtcctgggcggcggcgtggccgcggGCTACGCCGCGCTCGAGTTCGCCCGCCGCGGCGGGTACTCCCGCGGCGAGCTCTGCATCATCTCCGAAGAGGCC GCTGCTCCTTATGAACGTCCTGCATTAAGCAAAGGATATTTACTCCCAGAAG GTGCTTCTCGTCTTCCAGGATTTCATACTTGCGTTGGTGCTAATGATGAGTTACTGACAACAAAATGGTACGAAGAACAAG GCATTGAACTTGTTCTTGGAACAAAAGTGATTTCTGCTGATGTGAGGCGCAAGACATTGCTTACAGGCACCGGAGAAACTATCAGCTACAAAACTCTTATTATTGCGACAGGTGCTCGG GCTTTGAAGTTGCAAGAATTTGGAATACAAGGTTCAGATGCTTCGAACATATGCTATTTACGCAATGTTGATGATGCGGATAAGTTAGTGAATGCGATGAAATCATGTCCTGGTGGAAATGCTGTTGTCATTGGTGGTGGCTACATCGGAATGGAATGTGCAGCGGCATTGGTTACTAACAAGATAAGGGTCACCATGGTCTTTCCTGAAAAACACTGCA TGGGCCGTCTATTTACACCAAAAATTGCAGAATATTATGAAAACTACTACACCTCAAAAGGGGTCACCTTTGTTAAAGGAACTGTGCTTACATCCTTTGAAAAAGACACCACAGGGAAG GTGACTGCCGTAATCCTGAAAGATGGTAGGCACCTTCCTGCTGATATGGTAGTGATCGGTATAGGTATCCGTGCGAACACTAGTCTGTTTGAAGGTCAGCTGGTGATGTCAATGGAGAATGGTGGGATAAAGGTAAATGGACAGTTGCAGACAAGTGACAGCTCTGTATATGCTGTTGGAGATGTTGCCGCATTCCCGATCAAGCTTTTTGATGGTGATATCCGACGGCTTGAGCATGTTGATTCAGCTCGTAGAACTGCTAGGCATGCAGTTGCATCCATCTTGGAGGCTTCAAAAGCCAGGGACATTGATTACCTACCATTCTTCTACTCCAGAGTCTTCACATTGTCCTGGCAGTTCTATGGGGATAATGTTGGGGAAGTGGTTCACTTTGGAGACTTCACAAGCAGCAGCCCAAGGTTTGGTGCATATTGGGTGAATAAAGGCCGAATTGCAGGTGCATTTCTTGAAGGTGGAAGCCGGGATGAATACGAGGCCATATCAGTCACTGTTCGGCGGAAAGCCAAGGTCGTAAACATGGCTGAACTTGGAAAACAAGGTCTGGCGTTTGCCATTCAGGAGAGCCAGACGGAGGCGCCTGACAGTGGGCTTGCCGTGGTTGGAAAACCTACTTATGCATGGCATGCCACAGCTGGTGTGGTTGCAGCAGTGTCAATCGCAGCGATTGGTTATTGGTATGGCAGGAAGCGCCGCAGGTGGTGA
- the LOC117842673 gene encoding putative pentatricopeptide repeat-containing protein At3g01580, protein MRPLQKLLEAAAATSTPPAAAHLHAHLLRSGLLHSSHYLTAHVLESYPPGLARDLFDEIPCPTPRLANALLRAHLRARQWRAATLLVPRLRVRPDGFTFPLLLRACAMLPSLAHGRAVHAVAVRSCAASEDAFVAAAVVQMYARCGDMAGAVNAYGALEKPDVVLLTSVVTGYEQNGLAMEAMEFFARNVLGQGVVPTPVTLVSVISAAAQLGDARNGQASHAYLVRNNLGYNLALVNAVLGFYVKIGDVQAARRVFEGMADRDVVTWSSMIKGYLQSGDAREALKVYREMVQVGVQPNSVTLVSVLQACALAVDVEEGRSTHHKSVKMGCELEVGVATALVDMYMKCSCHEEAMRLFHRMPKKDEVAWAAVISGLTQNGLPDESLQVFKCMLLDNHAPDAVTMVKVLSACLESGGARQAICLHGYLVRSGFNNKVFVAAALLDLYSKCGNLDSAIRVFESTTEKDVVLWSSMIAGYGAHGLGQEAVALYQTMIASSIKPNSVTFVSVLSACSHSGLVQEGRQIFDSMTQVYGVMPNPEHQSAMVDLLGRAGELQEAISVIHDMDGRAVAHAWCALLAACRVHNNTEMIEVVAKNLLNLDPDHVGYYNLLANIYAFDEKWESVKDTRDTVRGRGLRKVPGYSAVEVNNVVHRFIAGEWSHQDQENICTLLCDLSQKLRSEDCSFQIDTGLVIEDFALL, encoded by the coding sequence ATGCGACCCCTCCAGAAGCTTCTAGAAGCTGCCGCCGCAACCTCtaccccgcccgccgccgcgcacctccacgcccacctcctccgctcaggcctcctccactcctcgcACTATCTCACCGCGCACGTCCTCGAGTCGTACCCACCGGGCCTCGCCCGCGACCTGTTCGATGAAATACCCTGCCCGACGCCGCGCCTCGCTAATGCGCTCCTCCGCGCTCACCTCCGCGCGCGGCAGTGGCGCGCCGCTACCCTCCTCGTCCCGCGGCTCCGAGTGCGCCCGGACGGCTTCACCTTCCCGCTCCTGCTCAGGGCCTGCGCCATGCTCCCCTCCCTCGCCCACGGCCGCGCCGTGCACGCGGTCGCCGTACGCTCTTGCGCTGCGTCCGAGGACGCCTTTGTCGCCGCGGCGGTCGTGCAGATGTACGCCAGGTGCGGAGACATGGCCGGGGCTGTCAACGCGTACGGCGCGTTGGAGAAGCCAGACGTCGTGCTCTTGACGTCCGTGGTGACTGGGTACGAACAGAACGGGCTGGCCATGGAGGCAATGGAGTTCTTTGCAAGGAATGTGCTTGGCCAGGGCGTCGTGCCGACTCCGGTCACGCTTGTGAGCGTGATTTCGGCAGCGGCACAACTGGGGGATGCCCGGAACGGGCAGGCGTCACACGCGTATCTTGTCAGGAACAACTTGGGTTATAATCTAGCTCTAGTGAATGCTGTTCTTGGGTTTTATGTGAAAATTGGTGATGTCCAGGCAGCTAGGAGGGTGTTTGAGGGAATGGCAGATAGGGATGTCGTTACTTGGAGCAGCATGATCAAAGGATATCTGCAATCAGGAGACGCGCGTGAGGCATTGAAGGTGTACAGGGAGATGGTTCAGGTGGGTGTCCAACCGAATTCTGTGACTTTGGTTAGTGTTCTGCAGGCTTGCGCACTTGCTGTGGATGTTGAGGAAGGCAGAAGCACCCACCACAAATCTGTGAAGATGGGTTGTGAACTTGAGGTGGGTGTTGCAACTGCGCTGGTTGATATGTACATGAAGTGCTCATGTCATGAGGAGGCGATGCGCCTCTTCCATCGGATGCCAAAGAAAGATGAGGTAGCTTGGGCTGCAGTCATCAGTGGCCTCACACAAAATGGTCTCCCTGATGAATCTCTCCAAGTGTTCAAATGCATGTTATTGGATAATCATGCTCCTGATGCGGTCACAATGGTGAAGGTACTCAGTGCATGCTTGGAATCTGGTGGTGCTCGCCAAGCTATCTGTCTCCATGGTTATTTGGTTAGAAGTGGTTTCAACAATAAGGTGTTTGTAGCGGCTGCACTTCTTGATTTATATTCAAAATGTGGAAACTTAGATAGCGCTATCAGGGTTTTTGAAAGTACCACAGAAAAGGATGTTGTTCTGTGGAGCTCAATGATTGCTGGTTATGGAGCCCATGGTCTTGGTCAGGAAGCTGTTGCCTTGTACCAAACGATGATTGCCTCATCAATTAAACCCAATAGTGTGACTTTTGTGTCAGTATTATCAGCATGCAGCCACTCTGGCCTGGTGCAGGAAGGAAGACAAATTTTTGATAGCATGACTCAAGTTTATGGAGTCATGCCAAATCCTGAACATCAAAGTGCCATGGTTGATCTCCTTGGGCGGGCCGGTGAACTACAAGAGGCCATAAGTGTCATTCATGACATGGATGGGAGAGCTGTTGCTCATGCTTGGTGTGCCTTGCTTGCTGCCTGTAGAGTACACAACAACACTGAGATGATCGAAGTAGTAGCAAAGAATCTCTTGAATCTGGATCCTGACCATGTTGGCTACTACAATCTCTTGGCCAATATATATGCATTTGATGAGAAGTGGGAAAGTGTAAAGGATACGAGAGACACTGTGAGAGGTAGAGGTTTGCGTAAAGTGCCAGGTTACAGTGCGGTTGAGGTCAATAATGTAGTGCACAGGTTCATTGCTGGGGAGTGGTCTCACCAAGATCAGGAGAATATCTGCACCCTGCTCTGTGACCTGTCACAAAAGTTGAGAAGCGAGGACTGTTCCTTTCAAATTGACACTGGCTTAGTAATTGAGGATTTTGCTCTTCTCTGA
- the LOC117862755 gene encoding uncharacterized protein, giving the protein MMAGVPPMHICMDSDWLKGIVPEEPGMGSSSPSAELIACPRPVHAAAADRRLRPQHDQPLKCPRCESTHTKFCYYNNYSLSQPRYFCKTCRRYWTKGGSLRNVPVGGGCRKNKRASAKKPAAPPMLQAAHARQVAETGLHLSFSGMLQLPPPTAAADPLCSLGLLDWKYDPILAGPGAAAGALDGAGSEAQFSGAGMMGIPGGGECHALSALRYAAGLGEHLQLQGLPFGARAEHDAVEVKPAAAAERLLSLDWYGEAASRAPESAISSLGALGLWSGMLGGAHQHHGSSAAI; this is encoded by the coding sequence GGCATCGTCCCCGAGGAGCCCGGGATGGGGTCGTCGTCCCCGTCGGCGGAGCTGATCGCGTGCCCGCGGCCGgtgcacgccgcggcggcggaccggcgCCTGCGCCCGCAGCACGACCAGCCGCTCAAGTGCCCGCGGTGCGAGTCCACACACACCAAGTTCTGCTACTACAACAACTACAGCCTCTCGCAGCCGCGCTACTTCTGCAAGACGTGCCGCCGCTACTGGACCAAGGGCGGCTCGCTCCGCAACGTCCCCGTTGGCGGCGGGTGCCGCAAGAACAAGCGCGCCAGCGCCAAGaagcccgccgcgccgcctatGCTCCAGGCGGCGCATGCGCGGCAGGTGGCGGAGACCGGCCTCCACCTGTCGTTCTCCGGTATGCTGCAGCTGCCGCCTCCGACAGCCGCGGCGGACCCGCTGTGCAGCCTCGGCCTCCTGGACTGGAAGTACGACCCGATCCTTGCAGGACCCggtgccgcggccggcgcgctggATGGCGCCGGCTCCGAGGCGCAGTTTTCCGGGGCGGGCATGATGGgcatccccggcggcggcgagtgccaCGCGCTGAGCGCGCTCCGGTACGCGGCCGGCCTGGGCGAGCACCTGCAGCTTCAGGGGCTTCCGTTCGGGGCGCGCGCGGAGCACGACGCCGTGGAGgtgaagccggcggcggcagcggagaggCTGCTGTCGCTGGACTGGtacggcgaggcggcgagccGCGCGCCAGAGAGCGCCATCAGCTCGCTGGGCGCGCTGGGCCTGTGGAGCGGCATGCTCGGCGGCGCGCACCAGCACCATGGCTCCTCCGCGGCCATCTGA